From a region of the Arachis ipaensis cultivar K30076 chromosome B09, Araip1.1, whole genome shotgun sequence genome:
- the LOC107618585 gene encoding ankyrin repeat and SAM domain-containing protein 6, translating into MYADRVDSGVRRSAKERLNGNTVTDSSRPQRQITGKRQRQDDKWEHDLFDDDDGSRITNRKVTSHDLRLKLQKKGLQPATQSGRSSAPNVRDLRERLSGTMTVQPKNIDPPKSKVVAKPSSKSVGVEAPAVQAKRPSNSVPKRLPQKADISVDDFLQSLGLEKYLITFQAEEVDMAALNHMTDEDLKAMGIPMGPRKKILLALESKV; encoded by the exons ATGTATGCTGATCGGGTGGACAGTGGAGTCAGGAGATCCGCCAAGGAACGCCTTAACGGAAACACCGTCACTGATTCTTCGCGGCCGCAACGGCAAATCACCGGCAAGag GCAAAGGCAAGATGACAAGTGGGAACATGATctctttgatgatgatgatggatccCGGATCACTA ATCGCAAAGTTACTTCTCATGATCTTCGTCTTAAGCTTCAAAAGAAAGGTCTTCAACCGGCAACTCAGAGTGGAAGGAGTTCTGCTCCAAATGTGCGGGATCTTCGTGAAAGGCTATCAGGGACAATGACTGTGCAACCTAAAAACATTGATCCACCAAAGTCAAAGGTGGTAGCCAAACCAAGCAGTAAAAGTGTCGGTGTTGAGGCTCCTGCAGTACAGGCCAAGAGACCATCTAATTCAGTCCCTAAAAGGTTGCCACAGAAG GCTGATATTTCGGTGGATGATTTCTTGCAATCATTGGGTCTCGAAAAGTATCTCATAACTTTTCAGGCAGAAGAA GTTGATATGGCAGCCCTTAATCATATGACTGATGAGGATCTCAAGGCTATGGGTATACCAATG GGGCCAAGAAAGAAGATACTTTTAGCGCTAGAGTCAAAGGTCTAA